A window of the Acidimicrobiales bacterium genome harbors these coding sequences:
- the ispF gene encoding 2-C-methyl-D-erythritol 2,4-cyclodiphosphate synthase produces the protein MSDGIPEFRIGQGFDVHPWSSDPARHLVLGGVTFDDSPGLAGHSDADVIAHAITDAMLGAVGLGDIGQHFPDTSPEFAGADSLTLLASARAAVADAGWRVVNADCTVILDRPKLAPHREAMQQRVSEALGAPVSIKGKRTEGVEGLAGGVQCHAVALCVRSDAAIDRAKR, from the coding sequence GTGAGTGATGGGATTCCCGAGTTCAGGATCGGCCAGGGGTTCGATGTCCACCCGTGGTCGAGCGACCCGGCCCGTCACCTGGTTCTCGGTGGCGTCACGTTCGACGACAGTCCGGGGCTCGCCGGTCACAGCGACGCCGACGTGATCGCCCACGCAATCACCGACGCCATGCTCGGCGCCGTCGGATTGGGTGATATCGGGCAACACTTCCCCGACACCTCGCCCGAGTTCGCCGGAGCCGACAGCTTGACGCTGCTCGCCTCGGCGCGTGCGGCGGTGGCCGATGCCGGCTGGCGTGTCGTCAACGCCGATTGCACCGTCATCCTCGACCGACCCAAGCTGGCGCCTCACCGTGAGGCCATGCAACAGCGGGTCAGCGAGGCGCTCGGCGCCCCGGTGAGCATCAAGGGGAAGCGCACGGAAGGGGTCGAAGGACTGGCCGGTGGCGTCCAGTGCCACGCGGTGGCCCTCTGTGTCCGCAGCGATGCTGCGATAGACAGGGCCAAACGATGA
- the disA gene encoding DNA integrity scanning diadenylate cyclase DisA, with protein MDSRAETALLRALAQVAPGAPVRDGLDRVLQSGRGGLIVIGDGPDVLNICSGGFLLDAAFTPQRLSELAKMDGAIILAADTSRIARANVHLVPNPNVPTSETGTRHRTAERVARSLNVPVIAVSESRKEIQVYVGAQRHPLEPVSRLLERSNQALQTLERYRIRLAAVSKNLTALEVEDLVTLRDVLEVLQRTEMVARIASEIERNLVELGSDGRLVRLQLEELVGGVVDDRRLLIRDYFNEDATFHIDEAMEALNELDDEALYDEEVLAKTLHLATGIPDLDENLEPRGYRLLSTLPRLSPPVVDLVVERFESLQRVLRATVKELESVDGVGNARARAVKEALGRLAESSILDRYQ; from the coding sequence ATGGACTCGAGGGCAGAAACAGCACTGTTGCGGGCGCTGGCCCAGGTGGCGCCCGGCGCTCCGGTGCGCGACGGTCTCGACCGAGTCCTCCAGTCAGGCCGCGGCGGGCTGATCGTGATCGGCGATGGCCCCGACGTGCTCAACATCTGCTCCGGCGGTTTCCTGCTCGACGCTGCGTTCACCCCGCAGCGGCTGTCGGAACTGGCCAAGATGGACGGCGCGATCATCCTCGCCGCCGATACTTCCCGGATCGCTCGGGCCAATGTCCACCTCGTGCCGAACCCCAACGTCCCGACCTCGGAAACCGGCACCCGGCACCGCACGGCCGAACGGGTCGCTCGCTCACTGAACGTCCCCGTCATCGCCGTGTCGGAATCTCGCAAGGAGATCCAGGTCTACGTGGGGGCCCAGCGGCACCCGCTCGAGCCGGTCAGCCGTCTCCTCGAACGGTCGAACCAGGCACTCCAGACGCTCGAGCGCTATCGCATCCGGCTCGCCGCCGTGAGCAAGAACCTGACTGCGCTCGAAGTCGAAGACCTGGTCACGCTGCGAGACGTGCTCGAGGTGCTGCAGCGCACCGAGATGGTGGCCCGAATCGCGTCCGAGATCGAGCGCAACCTGGTCGAATTGGGCTCCGACGGGCGCCTGGTCCGCCTCCAGCTCGAGGAACTGGTCGGCGGCGTGGTCGACGATCGCCGTCTGCTGATTCGCGACTACTTCAACGAAGACGCCACGTTCCACATCGATGAGGCCATGGAAGCGCTCAACGAACTCGACGACGAGGCGCTCTATGACGAAGAGGTTCTGGCCAAGACACTGCATCTCGCCACCGGGATCCCCGACCTCGACGAGAACCTGGAGCCTCGTGGCTACCGCTTGCTTTCGACCCTGCCCCGGCTGTCGCCGCCGGTGGTCGACCTCGTCGTCGAGCGGTTCGAGTCGCTACAGCGGGTGCTGCGGGCCACGGTCAAGGAACTCGAATCGGTCGACGGTGTGGGCAACGCCCGAGCCCGAGCGGTGAAGGAAGCGCTCGGTCGCCTGGCCGAAAGTTCGATTCTCGACCGTTATCAGTGA
- a CDS encoding Crp/Fnr family transcriptional regulator: MIPLDLLRRVDLFEHLDEDTLVSLSESAEQLRLKRGDVLFNEGDEPDDLYVTVSGRIAMVNRSIDGRESVVALMEAGDLFGEMPLFDQQNRSTDARVLETSEAIRIPYGPLRAIYAEQPDQLWQVVKLLALRVRTMDGVLADSVFLDVTGRTAKRLLEIAGDADEFALPVTQEELAGMVGASRERVNKAIASFIKLGWLEQRDRRYGILNREQLELRSR, encoded by the coding sequence ATGATCCCCCTTGACCTCCTTCGCCGAGTCGACCTGTTCGAACACCTCGATGAGGACACGCTCGTGTCGCTCTCCGAGTCGGCAGAACAGCTTCGTCTCAAGCGTGGCGATGTGTTGTTCAACGAAGGCGACGAGCCCGACGATCTCTACGTCACCGTGTCGGGTCGGATTGCGATGGTGAACCGGTCGATCGACGGCCGCGAGTCGGTCGTGGCCTTGATGGAGGCGGGCGACCTGTTCGGCGAGATGCCGCTGTTCGACCAGCAGAACCGCTCGACCGACGCTCGAGTGCTCGAGACCAGCGAGGCCATTCGGATCCCCTACGGCCCGCTGCGGGCGATCTACGCCGAACAACCCGACCAGCTGTGGCAGGTCGTCAAGCTGCTCGCACTTCGCGTCCGCACCATGGACGGCGTGCTCGCCGACTCGGTGTTCCTCGACGTCACCGGCCGGACGGCGAAGCGATTGCTCGAAATCGCCGGCGATGCCGACGAATTCGCCCTCCCCGTCACCCAGGAAGAGCTGGCGGGCATGGTCGGAGCGAGCCGGGAGCGGGTCAACAAGGCGATTGCCAGCTTCATCAAGCTGGGCTGGCTCGAGCAGCGCGATCGCCGCTACGGCATCCTCAATCGCGAGCAGCTCGAACTCCGTTCACGCTGA
- a CDS encoding HAD-IA family hydrolase, with protein MLSRCRRRTTSQRIVVWLLAGLALLASGCRTDVLIGIDVEEDGSGLVTATVILDRETAAAVLDLPSADGLALEDLFQAGWEIDPPQPDDNGAVRVSASKAFGTPQQFSEVMAELAGEQGVVGPFTLSREKAFATVDYRVDGSLAPVNFEGFSDDQLSALLGRSVSDIASRYGATPGDVFVSLTVRMPGTVDGDVSGGSIDPDGADTGRIFATRLDAASPTPVTVASSTREVAALVWRGVAIVAAVLAVLVAFGHLLRVLRPERRGKSKKPAAPKPKEPKPVINATEVAEPESADDDLPAVVALDGMGVLYRQGDDINQLLVPFVRQRGSEVSHDKIVARARAMSLGRITAAEFWAGVGLDGDPNELDDDYLNLFQLSPGVVRFLRYLRENGVQVACVTNDSTNWATKLRAKHSLEGLIDPWIVSGAIGVRKPDQPIYEVLRRLTRAAPSTILVVDDELDNLDAARRLGFRTAWFAPEANNEDARQHAILRSFQVDTAPVE; from the coding sequence GTGTTGAGCAGGTGCCGACGACGAACGACGAGTCAGCGGATCGTCGTCTGGCTGCTCGCCGGTCTGGCCCTGCTGGCGAGCGGGTGTCGCACCGACGTTCTCATCGGGATCGACGTCGAGGAAGACGGCTCGGGTCTCGTCACCGCCACGGTGATCCTCGACCGCGAGACGGCTGCTGCCGTGCTCGATCTGCCGAGTGCCGATGGCCTGGCGCTCGAAGATCTCTTCCAGGCCGGCTGGGAGATCGATCCACCGCAGCCCGACGACAACGGCGCCGTGCGAGTCTCGGCGTCCAAAGCATTCGGCACCCCGCAGCAGTTCAGCGAGGTGATGGCCGAACTTGCCGGCGAGCAAGGAGTGGTCGGTCCGTTCACCCTCTCGCGCGAGAAGGCGTTCGCCACGGTCGACTACCGGGTCGACGGGTCCCTCGCGCCCGTCAATTTCGAAGGCTTCTCCGACGACCAGCTCTCGGCCCTGCTCGGGCGCTCGGTCTCAGATATCGCCAGCCGCTACGGCGCGACGCCTGGTGATGTGTTCGTTTCCTTGACCGTGCGCATGCCGGGCACCGTCGACGGCGATGTCTCGGGCGGGTCGATCGACCCCGATGGTGCCGATACCGGACGGATCTTTGCCACCCGGCTCGATGCGGCGTCACCGACACCGGTGACGGTCGCTTCGTCGACCCGTGAGGTGGCGGCGCTGGTGTGGCGCGGGGTGGCGATCGTCGCTGCCGTTCTCGCCGTTCTGGTGGCATTCGGACACCTCCTGCGAGTCCTGCGGCCTGAGCGGCGCGGCAAGTCGAAGAAGCCCGCGGCACCCAAGCCCAAGGAACCGAAGCCGGTGATCAACGCGACCGAGGTCGCCGAGCCCGAGAGCGCAGACGACGACCTGCCCGCCGTCGTGGCCCTCGACGGCATGGGCGTGCTCTATCGCCAGGGCGACGACATCAACCAGCTGCTCGTCCCCTTCGTGCGCCAACGAGGGTCCGAGGTGAGCCACGACAAGATCGTGGCCCGGGCCCGAGCGATGAGCCTCGGGCGCATCACTGCCGCCGAGTTCTGGGCCGGCGTGGGTCTCGACGGCGACCCGAACGAGCTCGACGACGACTACCTCAATCTCTTCCAGCTGAGCCCGGGCGTGGTCCGATTCCTGCGCTACCTGCGAGAAAATGGCGTGCAGGTCGCCTGCGTCACCAACGACAGCACCAACTGGGCCACCAAGTTGCGAGCCAAGCACAGCCTCGAGGGCCTGATCGACCCCTGGATCGTCAGTGGGGCGATCGGGGTGCGCAAGCCCGACCAACCGATCTACGAGGTGCTGCGCCGTCTCACTCGAGCCGCCCCGTCCACGATCCTGGTGGTCGACGACGAACTCGACAATCTCGACGCCGCTCGACGCCTCGGATTTCGCACGGCGTGGTTCGCCCCCGAAGCCAATAACGAAGACGCACGCCAGCACGCGATCCTCCGCAGTTTCCAGGTCGACACGGCCCCGGTCGAGTAG
- the radA gene encoding DNA repair protein RadA, whose protein sequence is MAKQRRVFVCRACQTTSVSWTGRCTGCGEWATLEESVPSTLTPRPAAAAVAAQSLLSVDRATSVPIPTGLSEVDRVLGGGIVPGSVALLSGEPGIGKSTLSLQIIQSVAASGGTVLLVTGEEAPSQVAGRADRLGPIPPTVSVLDVVDVHAVTAAIAEIGPQLVVVDSIQTMHDADLDGAPGSVSQVRQVAGHLVAAAKRHGCTVMLIGHVTKDGTLAGPRQLEHVVDTVLSFEGDRNADLRRLRAAKHRFGATTEVGLFEMTFAGLMPVHDPSARFLADRLTDVAGSVVVPILDGHRPLMVEVQTLVQSRAEASSQRTTHGIGAARLKLALAVLAGRAGVDLGPYDVFASVAGGVKTDDPGLDLGLALALASGASGEPIAPSVVAIGEVGLAGEVRAVPRMDLRLHEAYRLGYRTAIVPASAADGPAGLRLIRCSRLDLAVAAIARARAA, encoded by the coding sequence ATGGCAAAACAACGTCGAGTGTTCGTGTGTCGAGCGTGCCAGACCACCAGCGTCAGCTGGACCGGTCGGTGCACGGGCTGCGGTGAGTGGGCCACCCTCGAAGAATCCGTTCCGAGCACCCTCACCCCTCGGCCTGCGGCCGCCGCCGTGGCGGCGCAGTCGCTGCTGTCGGTCGATCGGGCCACGTCGGTGCCGATCCCCACGGGTCTCTCCGAGGTCGACCGTGTGCTCGGCGGCGGCATCGTGCCGGGCTCGGTCGCTCTGTTGAGCGGAGAACCCGGCATCGGGAAGTCCACCCTGAGTCTGCAGATCATCCAGTCGGTGGCGGCGAGTGGCGGCACCGTGCTCCTGGTCACCGGCGAGGAAGCCCCCTCCCAAGTCGCCGGGCGAGCCGATCGACTCGGCCCGATCCCGCCCACGGTCTCGGTGCTCGACGTGGTCGATGTCCATGCCGTGACCGCAGCGATCGCCGAGATCGGGCCCCAGCTCGTGGTGGTCGACTCCATCCAGACCATGCACGACGCCGACCTCGACGGCGCGCCCGGCTCGGTTTCTCAAGTTCGCCAGGTGGCCGGCCACCTCGTCGCGGCGGCCAAGCGCCATGGCTGCACGGTGATGCTGATCGGGCACGTCACCAAGGACGGCACGCTCGCCGGCCCACGACAGCTCGAACACGTCGTCGACACCGTGTTGAGTTTCGAAGGCGACCGCAACGCCGACCTCCGACGCCTCCGGGCTGCCAAGCATCGGTTCGGCGCCACCACCGAGGTCGGATTGTTCGAGATGACCTTCGCCGGGTTGATGCCCGTTCACGATCCGTCGGCCCGGTTCTTGGCCGACCGCCTGACCGACGTCGCCGGCTCCGTGGTCGTCCCGATTCTCGACGGTCACCGCCCGCTCATGGTCGAGGTCCAAACGCTCGTGCAGTCTCGGGCCGAGGCGTCATCACAACGAACCACCCACGGCATCGGAGCAGCTCGTCTGAAGCTGGCCCTCGCCGTGCTGGCGGGTCGAGCTGGTGTCGACCTCGGCCCCTACGACGTCTTTGCTTCCGTTGCGGGTGGGGTCAAGACCGACGATCCCGGACTCGACCTCGGGTTGGCGCTGGCGCTCGCATCGGGAGCCTCGGGCGAGCCGATCGCACCGTCGGTCGTTGCCATCGGCGAGGTCGGTCTGGCCGGTGAGGTGCGTGCCGTTCCCCGCATGGACCTCCGACTCCACGAGGCCTACCGGCTCGGCTACCGAACCGCCATCGTGCCGGCATCCGCCGCCGATGGACCCGCCGGGTTGCGGCTCATCCGCTGCTCGCGGCTCGATCTCGCCGTGGCTGCCATCGCCCGGGCCCGGGCCGCCTGA